A window of Candidatus Izemoplasma sp. contains these coding sequences:
- the pheT gene encoding phenylalanine--tRNA ligase subunit beta, which yields MNISLNWLKDFVDVAIDKDTLANLFNIHSAEVESVKELVNANQLTVGKVLEKTAHENADKLSVCQVDLGDSTEQIVCGAPNVQAGQMVIVAKPGAVLPGNFKIKSSTIRGVKSNGMICSLPELGIDKKYADASGIHVIQETCEPGDNPLSVMALDDQVIEIDILPNRPDLLSMMGVAYDVSAILEKPITLKEIRVDEIDKPNDVTIKLSTDQCMSYYARVLENAQIKSSPRWMQSRLIAAGIRPINNVVDITNYVMLETGQPLHAFDYDLLDSDTIDVRLAKHGETLRTLDEVERQLLTDDIVITNGKKAVALGGVMGGYDTEISSSTKRILLESAVFDPTHIRKTSSRLNLRSEASMRFERKVDPKRTQYALELATHYFNKYAHADVLKGIQKVDNTSHKELLISISAELVNKTLGTSLSDKEIKTILTRLHFNLSEKDQMIIVHVPTRRQDIETYQDIIEEIGRILGYNELPVTLPTTINQGKLTDYQQFKRTIKHTLAHLGLTEVVTYSLTSIERVHEFTVEHDTPVQLQLPMSADKSVLRLSQLPNMLEVAKYNYARKQTDIRLFELGKSYAKDGEDEILSGVLTGNLSHISWQGQVEEIDFFTVKGILNSLFEVLSLSHLTFEPTNRYKECHPGQTAIIKDYQGEVGFLGKLHPEYAKKHDLENTYVFELDLLRLYDYRRVLRSAKAINKYPEVTRDLSVIVTEEVTANRLVDQIQKDGKRLLKDVEITDLYQGEHLEAHQKSLTIRLTFTDENKTLKTKDVDQRVDAIVKGLKSNIDAIIRDY from the coding sequence ATGAATATTTCACTAAATTGGCTAAAAGACTTTGTTGATGTGGCCATTGATAAAGACACTTTAGCAAATCTATTTAATATACATTCCGCAGAAGTAGAATCGGTAAAAGAATTAGTCAATGCTAATCAATTAACTGTCGGAAAAGTGTTAGAAAAAACAGCGCATGAAAATGCGGATAAATTAAGTGTTTGCCAAGTTGATTTAGGCGATTCTACAGAACAAATTGTGTGTGGGGCACCAAATGTTCAGGCTGGACAAATGGTCATTGTCGCAAAACCGGGCGCAGTCTTACCGGGGAATTTTAAAATTAAATCATCGACTATTCGTGGCGTAAAAAGCAATGGGATGATTTGTAGTTTGCCTGAACTGGGTATCGACAAAAAGTATGCGGATGCGAGTGGTATCCACGTCATTCAAGAAACATGCGAACCTGGGGATAACCCGCTTTCTGTTATGGCGTTAGATGATCAAGTTATAGAGATTGACATTTTACCAAATCGTCCTGATTTATTAAGCATGATGGGTGTTGCATATGATGTGAGCGCCATTTTAGAAAAGCCGATTACATTAAAAGAGATTCGTGTGGATGAAATTGATAAACCGAACGATGTCACTATTAAATTATCGACAGACCAATGCATGAGTTACTACGCTAGAGTCTTAGAAAATGCACAAATAAAATCATCACCACGTTGGATGCAATCACGTTTAATTGCCGCTGGGATTCGTCCAATTAATAATGTGGTTGACATTACAAATTATGTTATGTTAGAGACAGGTCAACCGTTACATGCTTTTGATTATGATTTATTAGACAGTGATACAATTGATGTTCGCTTGGCTAAACACGGAGAAACACTACGCACCCTTGATGAAGTTGAACGGCAATTATTAACCGATGATATTGTGATAACGAATGGGAAAAAGGCTGTCGCACTAGGTGGTGTGATGGGTGGGTATGATACTGAAATCTCATCGAGTACAAAACGAATTCTTTTAGAGAGTGCGGTCTTTGATCCAACACATATCAGAAAAACATCATCGCGTTTAAATCTTCGTAGTGAAGCATCGATGCGTTTTGAGCGTAAAGTAGATCCTAAACGGACACAATACGCCTTAGAACTAGCGACACATTACTTTAATAAATATGCGCACGCAGATGTGTTAAAAGGAATACAAAAAGTCGATAATACATCCCATAAAGAATTGTTGATTTCAATCAGCGCAGAGCTTGTCAATAAGACATTAGGAACAAGTTTAAGTGATAAAGAGATAAAGACAATTTTAACGCGATTACATTTTAATCTGTCAGAAAAAGATCAAATGATCATTGTTCATGTCCCAACGCGACGCCAGGATATTGAGACATACCAAGATATCATTGAAGAAATTGGACGTATTTTGGGGTATAATGAACTACCTGTAACCTTGCCAACAACCATTAATCAAGGTAAATTGACAGATTACCAACAATTTAAACGCACCATCAAACACACCTTAGCGCATCTTGGATTAACCGAGGTCGTTACCTATTCATTAACGTCTATAGAACGAGTTCATGAGTTTACAGTAGAACATGACACCCCAGTTCAATTACAGTTACCAATGAGTGCGGACAAGTCCGTATTACGGTTAAGTCAGTTACCTAATATGTTGGAAGTAGCAAAATACAACTATGCCCGTAAACAAACAGATATTAGACTATTTGAACTCGGAAAGTCTTATGCAAAAGATGGTGAAGATGAAATCTTAAGTGGTGTTTTAACCGGTAACTTGTCCCACATAAGTTGGCAAGGACAAGTTGAAGAGATTGATTTCTTTACTGTAAAAGGTATTTTAAACAGTTTGTTTGAGGTGTTGAGTTTATCCCATTTAACATTTGAACCAACAAATCGATATAAAGAATGTCATCCAGGTCAAACAGCCATCATTAAAGATTATCAAGGCGAAGTTGGATTTTTAGGAAAACTTCACCCTGAATATGCTAAAAAGCATGACTTAGAAAATACGTATGTCTTCGAACTGGATCTATTACGTCTTTATGACTATAGACGGGTATTAAGGAGTGCGAAAGCGATAAATAAATATCCTGAAGTGACGCGTGATTTATCGGTTATTGTTACTGAAGAAGTTACCGCTAATAGATTAGTTGATCAAATTCAAAAAGATGGTAAACGATTATTAAAAGATGTTGAGATTACTGATTTATATCAAGGTGAGCACCTTGAAGCGCATCAAAAATCATTAACTATTCGTCTTACATTTACTGACGAGAATAAAACGCTTAAAACAAAAGACGTTGACCAACGTGTTGATGCGATTGTCAAAGGTCTTAAAAGTAATATTGATGCGATTATTAGAGATTATTAA
- a CDS encoding alpha/beta fold hydrolase, which produces MKDLVVIINGAGTTGGELRGLYNYLKKNDEYFVYYPGIMPGAFVGNYFPKAKTKDFIQFIDETTEVINQKGFRNVYLIGYSLGASTAAILAARNHRVDKVVLIAPIVKNPNYRKFLKGLSSSLAHSKKLTRVQEIFYKEFIRRFVLVPKIHIWHLQLYLHYTKRYLKMINVPTLVIETTKDELVKKKSIDQIEKSMGDVPFRRYKVDSSHFLFFDKSVRNDVIHTIDDYLKEEIS; this is translated from the coding sequence ATGAAAGATTTAGTTGTTATTATCAATGGCGCTGGGACAACTGGTGGCGAATTACGTGGCTTATATAACTATTTAAAGAAGAATGATGAGTATTTTGTCTATTATCCAGGTATCATGCCAGGGGCATTTGTTGGAAACTATTTCCCTAAAGCAAAAACGAAAGACTTCATTCAATTTATTGATGAAACTACGGAAGTGATTAACCAAAAAGGCTTTAGAAATGTTTACTTGATTGGGTATTCTTTAGGCGCGAGTACCGCAGCTATTTTAGCGGCTAGAAACCATCGTGTAGATAAAGTCGTATTAATCGCACCGATTGTTAAGAATCCCAATTATCGAAAGTTTTTAAAAGGTCTCAGTTCAAGCTTAGCCCATTCTAAAAAGTTAACCCGTGTTCAAGAAATTTTTTATAAAGAGTTTATAAGACGTTTTGTCTTAGTGCCAAAGATTCATATTTGGCATTTGCAGTTATATCTTCACTATACTAAACGGTACTTAAAAATGATTAATGTACCTACCTTAGTGATTGAAACTACTAAAGATGAGTTAGTGAAGAAAAAGTCAATCGATCAAATTGAAAAAAGTATGGGGGATGTACCATTTAGACGTTACAAAGTGGATTCGAGTCATTTCTTATTCTTTGATAAAAGTGTGCGCAACGATGTCATCCATACGATCGATGACTATCTGAAGGAGGAGATATCATGA
- the pheS gene encoding phenylalanine--tRNA ligase subunit alpha encodes MAIKERLNSIKEKAKKAINQAQTMVDLNDIKAKFLGKKSAFNDIMKSMKDLSKEERPVVGKETNLAKRDIQTWIDEKRQELHDLEVQKQIEEETVDVTMPGKVFHPGTTHLLTQITDQIEDVFIGMGYEVMEGPEIEIDEYNFEKLNLPKDHPARDMQDTFYIDDTLLLRTHTSPVQVRTMLDKGGKEPVKIICPGKVYRRDEDDATHSHQFMQIEGLVVDKDTTMADLKGTLLVIAREMFGQNRDIRLRPSYFPFTEPSVEVDVSCHNCDGKGCHICKHTGWIEVLGAGMVNNNVLEASGYDSSVYQGFAFGVGVERIAMLKYKINDIRQFYTNDLRFNKQFKS; translated from the coding sequence ATGGCCATTAAAGAACGGTTAAATTCAATTAAAGAGAAGGCCAAAAAAGCCATTAACCAAGCGCAAACAATGGTAGATCTAAATGACATTAAAGCGAAATTTTTAGGAAAGAAAAGTGCGTTTAATGATATTATGAAATCGATGAAAGACTTGTCTAAAGAAGAACGCCCAGTTGTTGGAAAAGAAACCAATCTTGCTAAGCGTGATATTCAAACCTGGATAGACGAGAAGCGACAAGAACTTCATGATTTAGAAGTACAAAAACAGATTGAAGAAGAAACCGTCGATGTGACAATGCCAGGAAAAGTGTTTCATCCAGGGACAACACATCTTCTTACTCAAATAACAGATCAGATAGAAGATGTCTTCATTGGTATGGGGTATGAAGTGATGGAAGGACCAGAGATTGAAATTGATGAATATAATTTCGAGAAACTGAATTTGCCGAAAGATCATCCCGCAAGAGACATGCAAGATACCTTTTATATTGATGACACATTGTTATTAAGAACACATACATCACCAGTACAAGTTAGAACAATGCTTGATAAGGGCGGTAAAGAACCTGTTAAAATTATATGCCCTGGCAAAGTTTATCGACGAGATGAAGATGACGCAACGCATAGTCATCAATTTATGCAAATAGAAGGGCTAGTGGTTGATAAAGATACAACCATGGCGGATTTAAAAGGGACATTACTCGTCATCGCAAGAGAGATGTTTGGACAAAATCGTGATATTCGCTTACGTCCTTCCTATTTTCCATTCACCGAACCAAGTGTTGAAGTCGATGTTAGCTGTCATAACTGTGATGGAAAAGGATGTCATATTTGTAAACACACCGGATGGATAGAAGTATTAGGTGCTGGTATGGTTAATAATAATGTTTTAGAAGCCAGTGGCTATGACAGTAGTGTGTACCAAGGATTTGCCTTTGGTGTAGGAGTGGAACGAATTGCGATGTTAAAGTATAAGATTAACGATATACGTCAATTTTATACCAATGATTTACGCTTTAACAAGCAATTTAAGTCATGA
- a CDS encoding Bax inhibitor-1/YccA family protein, translated as MKLRGENPVYKYAEKSGLYDYGNSYSATYQGVALKTFYLLVITAAFALVFAYRLNVETFGTGRMIGVMIGAPIIAIIAVIVTHRKPEIGMFTTLIYAGAEGTFIGFISALYGYMYGGQIIQMALMGTFGVLGGMLFLYSTGIIRVGNFFKKAMMSALVGLIFASILLLILSFTGIAMQTFETLYIGIVVLSVIISSLFLLYDFKMVTEFVDAGAPKEMEWSLALGLVVTIVWLYLELLRLFAIIAGKRD; from the coding sequence ATGAAATTAAGAGGAGAAAATCCTGTCTATAAATACGCTGAAAAAAGTGGGCTTTATGACTATGGTAATAGCTATAGTGCAACGTACCAAGGGGTTGCTTTAAAGACGTTTTATCTACTAGTCATTACAGCTGCATTTGCATTGGTATTTGCGTATCGTTTAAATGTGGAAACATTTGGTACAGGACGAATGATAGGAGTTATGATTGGAGCCCCAATTATTGCGATTATTGCGGTGATTGTTACTCATCGCAAACCTGAAATAGGAATGTTCACAACGTTGATTTATGCTGGTGCAGAAGGGACATTTATCGGTTTTATTAGTGCCTTGTATGGATATATGTATGGTGGTCAAATCATACAAATGGCCTTAATGGGAACCTTTGGTGTTTTAGGAGGCATGTTGTTCTTATATTCAACAGGTATTATTCGCGTGGGGAATTTCTTTAAAAAAGCGATGATGAGTGCCTTAGTAGGATTAATCTTTGCCTCAATCTTATTATTGATTTTATCATTCACAGGAATTGCTATGCAGACGTTTGAAACACTTTATATTGGGATTGTCGTGTTAAGTGTTATTATCTCAAGTTTATTTTTATTATATGATTTTAAAATGGTCACAGAGTTTGTTGATGCGGGGGCCCCAAAAGAAATGGAGTGGTCACTTGCATTAGGGTTGGTTGTTACTATTGTGTGGTTATACTTAGAACTCTTGCGTTTATTTGCGATTATCGCTGGAAAACGAGATTAA
- a CDS encoding cupin domain-containing protein — translation MIINHIKQTQTKQIVSDLVKDTSIQVLVGEKEGWDSHVMRVLTVEKGGHTPKHEHPWPHINYVLEGHGSLQIDDKLHPLSPGSYAYVDANTLHQFKNTSNEPFKFICIVPKEGHQ, via the coding sequence ATGATTATTAATCACATTAAACAAACACAAACTAAGCAAATTGTTAGTGACTTAGTTAAAGATACATCAATTCAAGTTTTAGTTGGTGAAAAAGAAGGGTGGGATAGCCATGTTATGCGTGTACTTACCGTTGAAAAAGGTGGGCATACACCAAAACATGAACATCCTTGGCCACATATTAATTATGTCCTTGAAGGACATGGTTCTTTACAGATTGATGATAAACTACATCCATTAAGTCCGGGATCCTACGCTTATGTTGATGCGAACACATTACATCAATTTAAAAATACATCTAACGAACCTTTTAAGTTTATTTGTATTGTACCAAAAGAAGGACACCAATAA
- a CDS encoding DMT family transporter — protein MTHKFIGYLLAMTTVTIWSSTFVITKLVLEYITPLQILTVRLLTATLFLFIIYPKFRKPTSIKTELLFLGSGLGLGLYFIFENTAVDMTYPSNVGLLVALSPLFTAIISSFREDKSYFVLKNIIGLIMALVGVGFVVFGNSGVKGIEPLGDFLAILAALMFSIYTAFLASVYEEYHIIQKTRKVFIYTFLVLITYHLFFGTTLIWETVNKTTVFGVLYLAIAASSLAFLLWNKAIALIGTFKTNVFIYMVPVVTMIMSYIIVDDPITLLNTFGTLIIIIGLYITEKESKQVA, from the coding sequence ATGACACATAAATTTATAGGTTATTTACTTGCGATGACAACAGTAACTATATGGAGTTCAACATTTGTTATCACTAAATTAGTACTTGAATATATTACTCCATTACAAATATTAACAGTGAGATTGTTGACTGCGACGCTTTTTCTATTTATTATCTATCCTAAGTTTCGCAAACCAACATCAATAAAAACAGAACTTTTGTTTTTAGGAAGTGGTCTAGGATTAGGCTTATATTTTATATTTGAAAATACCGCGGTGGATATGACGTATCCAAGTAATGTTGGCTTGTTAGTTGCTTTATCCCCTCTTTTTACAGCTATCATTAGTTCTTTTCGTGAAGATAAGTCATACTTTGTTTTAAAAAACATTATCGGTTTAATCATGGCATTAGTTGGTGTTGGGTTTGTTGTGTTTGGCAATAGTGGTGTCAAAGGCATAGAACCTTTAGGAGACTTTTTAGCTATACTAGCAGCTTTAATGTTTTCAATTTATACAGCCTTTTTAGCATCTGTTTATGAAGAGTATCACATTATTCAAAAAACGCGTAAAGTCTTTATCTATACCTTCTTAGTCTTAATCACCTATCATCTTTTCTTTGGGACGACATTAATCTGGGAAACAGTAAACAAAACGACAGTATTTGGCGTCTTGTATTTAGCTATCGCAGCATCGTCACTTGCCTTTCTTTTATGGAATAAAGCGATTGCCTTAATTGGAACATTTAAAACCAATGTCTTTATCTATATGGTTCCTGTTGTCACGATGATAATGAGTTACATAATAGTAGATGATCCCATTACATTACTTAATACATTTGGAACACTCATTATCATTATTGGTCTTTATATAACTGAAAAGGAATCTAAGCAAGTAGCTTAG
- a CDS encoding PolC-type DNA polymerase III produces the protein MNKEFRVLLEQLDLHQQTDIYQGSLEDVTINETNSCWSFRVRFNAPLSIEHLETFEKRFEKLPKYLSHCDKTELLLEYKEPNHDHIESYYDYVLRKLAKERPRFNAILDFKIEQENNKINVICPKDGTFVTNMLYEIKKELKRYGFDVILATRICEKSPMIKDRISKEASDFSIKSEETIEQEKPMRFMSYNDGKVRKITHQIEEIPITEQELIEYKSMHNNTKVAFEGEITHIEHFVTRKKSHLFTWIISNDNDSIYVKKFVKNQDELAFMKQTKVGMLAKINGIASFDEYSKEVTVTAITIERSNHTVTRDPRQDTAKEKRVELHLHSKMSTLDGITSMKDYVKTAKKWGHDAIAVTDHGTVQSFPELYNATKDKKIKPIYGCELSFIDERQLDVIKHPIDLPLTEAVYTVFDIETTGLSVLHDKIIEIAAVKLKNNQIVEEFSMFVNPEQPLSMLTTKLTSIQNKDVALAPTIDAVIPKFKAFFEGTIMVAHNAHFDMGFIYQSLKDHDLYDGPLPTVDTLQIARNAFGDDLKRFNLKAVSRYFKVHLERHHRAIYDTKATAEIFLHMLKHMREVGILNVNQMNMLSDGSDGYKHAIPSHINLLVTNQIGLKNLYKLVSLANTKYFHKEPRLLKSVLDHHRDGLLVGSGCMNSYLFEIAKNKPYDDLLEAAKYYDFLEVQPFEDYLYLEERMDDVNTVIQTAIENIIKVGETLDIPVVATGDVHHVLKSEKKYRDIYVQTPVVGGGLHPLANFKNIPSQYFRTTNEMLDAFPFLNDETTHKIVVENTQLINNKIEFVKAFQKELYAPNDDFLALEGIPSIENKLIKMVSDKAKEIYGNDVPKLVQDRIDKEIKSITENKFSTVYFISHLLVKKSLDEGYLVGSRGSVGSSLVATLMDITEVNPLPPHYVCPKCHFSSFKMTKEQKMTYGLSQEEETLQAILDRYDTGFDLPKEICPACGEELHKDGHSIPFETFLGFKGDKVPDIDLNFSGEYQPIVHEYIRKIFGVERAFRAGTISTVAEKTAFGYVKGYLESKNMTMRSAEIQRSATRITGVRRSTGQHPGGIVVVPTYKEIYDVTPVQYPADDTSSNWRTTHFDYHSFEDNLFKLDVLGHDDPTMIRYLMDYVKEHPIDFPFTDARDIPLDDPHIYGMLNSTEAIGLTKEDLNSEVASFGIPEMGTKFVRDMLTDSRPKTFADVVKISGLSHGTDVWINNAKDLVTGHNQRFGTIPFKNVIGCRDDIMVYLIQNNMPEDVAFEISEFIRKGKAQFQPDKWDGYKDIMKQHNIPDWYIWSCGKIKYMFPKAHATAYVMMALRIAWFKYYHPILFYSAYFSKRASDYDIYAFLGGEYEIRKRMNDIDEQGNRASDRDKRVYTVLEIALEMVKRGFSFKTIDINASDATEFKITDDKKQLLLPFITVDGLGLKVAQSIVAAREEAPFKTQEDIKNRTSLSKTLFNKLDMLDVFEGIPEDSQMNLFNL, from the coding sequence ATGAACAAAGAATTTCGTGTGCTTTTAGAGCAACTAGACTTACATCAACAAACAGATATATACCAAGGGTCACTCGAAGATGTGACGATAAATGAGACTAACAGTTGTTGGTCTTTTCGTGTGCGTTTTAATGCACCATTATCAATTGAACATTTAGAAACATTTGAAAAACGATTCGAAAAATTACCAAAGTACCTTTCACACTGTGATAAGACAGAATTGTTATTAGAATATAAAGAACCCAATCATGATCATATCGAATCATATTATGATTATGTCTTAAGAAAACTCGCAAAAGAACGTCCGCGTTTCAATGCAATTTTAGATTTTAAAATCGAACAAGAAAACAATAAAATTAATGTTATATGCCCTAAAGATGGGACTTTTGTAACGAATATGTTATACGAGATTAAAAAAGAACTTAAACGTTATGGATTTGACGTTATTTTAGCCACACGGATATGCGAAAAATCACCGATGATTAAAGATAGAATCAGCAAAGAAGCATCTGACTTTTCAATCAAAAGTGAAGAAACGATTGAACAAGAAAAACCAATGCGTTTTATGTCCTATAACGACGGGAAAGTTCGGAAAATTACACATCAAATTGAAGAAATACCGATTACGGAACAAGAACTTATAGAATATAAAAGTATGCACAATAACACCAAAGTGGCATTTGAAGGTGAAATAACGCACATCGAACATTTTGTAACACGTAAAAAAAGTCATTTATTTACGTGGATTATTTCAAATGATAATGACTCAATCTATGTTAAAAAGTTTGTTAAAAATCAAGACGAGCTTGCTTTTATGAAACAAACAAAAGTTGGCATGCTTGCCAAAATAAACGGAATAGCTTCTTTTGATGAGTATTCAAAAGAAGTCACTGTCACAGCGATTACAATCGAAAGAAGTAATCACACTGTTACACGTGACCCACGTCAAGATACAGCTAAAGAAAAACGTGTTGAACTCCATTTACATTCTAAAATGTCGACATTAGATGGTATTACATCGATGAAAGATTATGTGAAAACAGCGAAGAAATGGGGACATGACGCGATAGCTGTGACTGATCACGGAACGGTACAATCGTTTCCTGAATTATATAACGCCACGAAAGATAAGAAGATTAAACCGATCTATGGATGTGAATTATCATTTATCGATGAAAGGCAACTTGATGTCATTAAACATCCAATAGACTTACCCTTAACTGAGGCTGTCTATACGGTATTTGATATTGAAACAACGGGACTCAGCGTATTACATGATAAAATTATTGAGATTGCGGCAGTGAAACTTAAAAACAATCAAATTGTTGAAGAATTCTCAATGTTTGTTAATCCAGAACAACCACTCAGTATGTTAACCACTAAGTTAACTTCAATTCAAAATAAGGATGTTGCCTTAGCACCGACAATTGATGCGGTTATTCCTAAATTTAAAGCATTCTTTGAAGGAACGATTATGGTAGCGCATAATGCCCATTTTGATATGGGATTCATTTATCAATCACTAAAAGATCATGATTTATATGATGGCCCATTACCGACAGTCGATACCTTGCAGATTGCAAGAAATGCCTTTGGTGATGACTTGAAACGGTTTAATTTAAAGGCTGTTAGCCGTTATTTTAAAGTTCATCTAGAACGTCACCATAGAGCTATTTATGATACAAAAGCTACCGCTGAAATCTTTTTACATATGTTAAAGCATATGCGCGAAGTAGGCATTTTGAATGTTAATCAAATGAATATGTTAAGTGACGGGAGTGACGGCTATAAACATGCTATTCCAAGCCATATTAATTTACTTGTCACAAACCAAATAGGATTAAAAAACCTGTATAAATTAGTCAGCTTAGCAAACACAAAATATTTTCATAAAGAACCGAGGCTACTAAAATCAGTTTTAGATCACCATCGAGACGGATTACTTGTCGGTAGTGGCTGCATGAATAGCTACCTTTTTGAGATAGCAAAAAATAAACCATATGATGATTTATTAGAAGCGGCGAAGTATTATGATTTTCTAGAAGTACAACCATTCGAAGATTATCTTTACTTAGAAGAACGCATGGATGATGTAAATACTGTCATTCAAACGGCCATTGAAAATATCATAAAAGTTGGCGAGACATTAGATATTCCCGTTGTCGCTACAGGAGATGTTCACCATGTCTTGAAAAGTGAGAAGAAGTACAGAGACATCTATGTTCAAACACCTGTCGTTGGCGGTGGCTTACACCCACTTGCGAATTTTAAAAATATTCCAAGTCAGTATTTTAGAACAACCAATGAAATGCTTGATGCCTTTCCATTTTTAAATGATGAAACAACACATAAAATCGTCGTAGAAAATACCCAATTAATTAACAACAAAATTGAATTTGTCAAGGCATTCCAAAAAGAACTCTATGCCCCTAACGATGATTTTCTAGCGTTAGAAGGCATACCATCTATTGAAAATAAACTCATCAAAATGGTTAGCGATAAAGCGAAAGAAATATATGGTAATGATGTTCCAAAACTTGTTCAAGACCGAATAGATAAAGAAATTAAAAGTATTACAGAAAATAAATTCTCTACAGTCTACTTTATCTCTCATTTACTCGTTAAAAAATCGCTTGACGAAGGCTATTTAGTCGGTAGTCGTGGATCAGTTGGAAGTTCATTAGTCGCAACACTCATGGATATTACAGAAGTGAATCCTTTGCCTCCACATTATGTCTGTCCTAAATGTCATTTCTCATCATTTAAAATGACCAAAGAACAAAAAATGACTTATGGGTTATCACAAGAAGAAGAAACGTTACAAGCAATCCTTGATCGGTATGATACAGGGTTTGATTTGCCTAAAGAAATTTGCCCTGCATGTGGCGAAGAACTTCACAAAGATGGACACTCAATTCCTTTTGAAACCTTCTTAGGATTTAAAGGCGATAAAGTCCCAGATATTGACTTAAACTTTAGTGGTGAATATCAACCTATAGTACATGAATATATACGTAAAATCTTCGGTGTTGAACGCGCCTTTCGGGCAGGAACTATCTCAACCGTTGCGGAAAAAACAGCGTTTGGATATGTCAAAGGCTATCTTGAGTCTAAAAATATGACGATGCGTAGCGCCGAAATTCAACGTAGCGCCACCAGAATTACTGGTGTTAGACGTTCAACTGGTCAACACCCTGGCGGAATTGTTGTCGTGCCAACTTATAAAGAGATTTATGATGTTACTCCAGTACAATATCCAGCTGATGATACATCAAGTAATTGGCGAACCACGCACTTTGACTATCACAGTTTTGAAGACAACTTATTTAAATTAGATGTCTTAGGACATGATGATCCAACAATGATTCGTTACTTAATGGATTATGTCAAAGAACACCCTATTGACTTTCCATTTACAGACGCAAGAGATATCCCATTAGATGATCCTCATATTTATGGAATGCTTAACTCGACAGAAGCCATTGGACTGACTAAAGAGGATTTAAATAGTGAAGTCGCAAGTTTTGGAATTCCTGAAATGGGAACCAAATTTGTCCGTGATATGTTGACAGATTCACGACCAAAAACATTCGCTGATGTAGTAAAAATCAGTGGATTATCACACGGGACAGATGTATGGATTAACAATGCAAAAGACCTAGTTACAGGTCATAATCAACGATTTGGTACGATTCCATTTAAAAACGTTATCGGATGTCGTGATGATATTATGGTCTACTTAATCCAAAACAATATGCCAGAAGATGTCGCCTTTGAAATATCAGAGTTTATCCGTAAAGGAAAAGCACAATTTCAACCAGATAAGTGGGATGGATATAAGGACATTATGAAGCAACACAACATTCCTGATTGGTATATTTGGTCTTGTGGGAAGATCAAGTACATGTTCCCAAAAGCCCACGCAACAGCATACGTAATGATGGCTTTACGCATTGCTTGGTTTAAATACTATCATCCAATTTTATTCTATAGTGCCTACTTTTCTAAACGCGCAAGTGACTATGACATATACGCTTTTTTAGGTGGCGAATATGAAATAAGAAAACGGATGAATGACATTGATGAGCAAGGTAATCGTGCATCCGATCGTGACAAGCGTGTCTACACTGTTTTAGAAATTGCACTTGAAATGGTCAAACGTGGATTTAGCTTTAAAACAATTGATATTAATGCGTCTGATGCTACTGAGTTTAAGATTACAGATGATAAGAAGCAACTCTTATTACCGTTTATCACGGTTGATGGACTAGGCCTCAAAGTTGCACAATCCATTGTTGCCGCAAGAGAAGAAGCCCCTTTTAAAACACAAGAAGATATAAAAAATAGAACGAGTCTATCAAAAACACTATTCAATAAACTTGATATGTTAGATGTCTTTGAGGGCATACCTGAAGACTCACAAATGAATTTATTCAATCTTTAA
- the rpoZ gene encoding DNA-directed RNA polymerase subunit omega has translation MANKDGLRYPSIDNLLTQIDSKYKLAYASAKRAKKIKEFDDVTIEHKCSKPVGIALEEILEGKIDIEFEQ, from the coding sequence ATGGCAAACAAAGATGGATTACGTTACCCATCAATTGATAATTTATTAACACAGATTGATTCGAAGTACAAATTAGCATATGCATCAGCAAAACGCGCAAAGAAAATTAAAGAGTTTGACGATGTGACTATCGAACACAAATGTAGCAAACCGGTTGGGATTGCGCTTGAAGAAATATTAGAAGGAAAAATCGATATTGAATTTGAACAATAA